The following are encoded in a window of Kitasatospora fiedleri genomic DNA:
- a CDS encoding Crp/Fnr family transcriptional regulator encodes MDDVLRRAALFAALDDDQAAELRASMTEVTLARGESLFHEGDPGDRLYVVVEGKVKLHRASPDGRENMLAVLGPSEMIGELSLFDPGPRTATATALTEVKLLGLGHGDLLPLLHARPEVSIALLRAIARRLRRTNDVMSDLVFSDVPGRVAKALLDLSRRFGVPSDEGIHVAHDLTQEELAQLVGASRETVNKALADFAGRGWLKLEARAVVLLDVERLSRRSR; translated from the coding sequence GTGGACGACGTTCTGCGGCGCGCCGCGCTGTTCGCGGCACTCGACGACGACCAGGCTGCCGAGCTCCGCGCTTCCATGACCGAGGTGACGCTCGCCCGCGGCGAGTCGCTGTTCCACGAGGGCGACCCGGGCGACCGGCTCTACGTCGTGGTCGAGGGCAAGGTCAAGCTGCACCGGGCCTCCCCCGACGGCCGCGAGAACATGCTCGCCGTGCTCGGCCCCTCCGAGATGATCGGCGAGCTCTCGCTCTTCGACCCGGGCCCGCGCACCGCCACCGCCACCGCCCTCACCGAGGTCAAGCTCCTCGGCCTCGGCCACGGCGACCTGCTCCCGCTGCTGCACGCCCGCCCCGAGGTCTCCATCGCCCTGCTGCGCGCCATCGCCCGCCGCCTGCGCCGCACCAACGACGTGATGTCCGACCTGGTCTTCTCCGACGTGCCCGGCCGGGTCGCCAAGGCCCTGCTCGACCTCTCCCGCCGCTTCGGCGTCCCGTCCGACGAGGGCATCCACGTCGCGCACGACCTCACCCAGGAGGAGCTCGCCCAGCTGGTCGGCGCCTCCCGCGAGACGGTCAACAAGGCGCTCGCCGACTTCGCCGGCCGCGGCTGGCTCAAGCTGGAGGCCCGCGCGGTCGTCCTGCTCGACGTCGAACGGCTCTCCCGCCGCTCGCGCTAG